The Palaemon carinicauda isolate YSFRI2023 chromosome 43, ASM3689809v2, whole genome shotgun sequence genomic sequence ACGCCTGATGGCGTTGACGAAGGAGTCTTGTTCCATTGTATCGATCACTTTCAGGTGGACTGCTCGCAAGGTAAGGCATGTAAAGATAGCGCCCAACGCTTCACTGTGGACCTTCCTTGCTTCACTAAGAACGGTCCGAAGCAGTCCGACCCATTGTTAGTAAAGGGGGGTTCATCTGGACAAAGCCGGTCGGATGGCAGATCAGCCATCACCTGAACTAAAGGACGACGACTTAGTCTGCGACAGACCAAGCATTCTCGAATGACAGTCTTGACTATCGCATTTCCGCGGACGATCCAGTAGTTTGTCCTCAACTGGGTCATCAGGTGGTTCTGGCCACAATGGCCGCAGGATTCGTGCGTGGCTCTCACCATAAGCTTGACCCCCAGAGAACTGCTGGGTAGGATGATCGGATGCTTGGCCGTATCTGCCAGTGTTGATTTCTGCAATCGACCACCAACGTGGAGCAATCCATCCTTGAGAAATGGTCTGAGCTTGATTAATTTACTAGACCTCTTCAGCAATCTTCCCTTCTCTGAGAGGGTGCTTAACTCTTCTTCATACTCTTGGCTTTGGGTCAGTCTCCAGATCAAATTCTCTGCGGTACGCAGCTCCGCACTCGAGAGTGAGTCGCCGCTGTATGGGCGAGCCTTCTGCATGTGGCGGATAAATCTTGTCATCCACGCGACGGACCTGACAAACTTCAACCAGGAGGAGAATCTTGTCGCTATTGATTCAATGAACGTTGGTTCTTTCTTCGTTATATCGAAGACGGGAGAAGTCTTCACTTCGGCGTCTGGATCAAGCTCTCCTCTGACAACGTCTTCAGGCATGGGTGGCCAGTGCGTTTCGTCCATCTTGAGGAAATCTGGTCCTGAAAACCACAAAGATGATTGGAGGAAGTCAGCGACGGAGAGGCCACGTGACGCGAGGTCTGCTGGGTTCGCAGTAGTATTGATGTATCTCCAAGCCATAATGTCGGATGTATCCCTAATGAGATTGACCCTATTGTCCACGAAGGTCTGATACCTCGCAGTCGGATTTCTGAGATATTTCAGTACTGACGTGCTATCAGTCCAGAAGACTGACGGGGCCAGTTTCAGATCGAGCTCAGTCTTCAGCTTTGAGTCCATCTGTGCAGCGATAGCAGCCGTCGTCAGCTCAAGACGAGGGATGGTGGTCCTTTTCAGAGGGGCGACTCTCGCCCGTCCTATGACGAGAGTGCAATGAATCTTTCCTTTGACACCAACTACACGCAAGAGACTACACCATAGCCTGTCTGACTTGCGTCTGCAAAGTGGTGCAGCTGAAGGGTGTCAACATCTCCGAAGTCTGGTGGTATGAAGGACCTTCGCAGTTGGAACTCTTCCAGTTGTGGCAACTGCGCAAGCCAGGGCTTCCATCGAACAAGTTCATCAGCAGACATCTCCTCATTCCACGAGAGCTTCCTTCGGCACATTTCTTGCAACAGGATCTTCGCGATCAAAGTGACGGGGGATAAGTAGCCCAAGGGGTCGTAGATCGATGCAACAACAGAGAGCACACCACGTCGGTTGAAAGGCTTGTCTTTAAGGACGATTCTGAACGTGAACACGTCTATGCTCATATTCCAATGGATCCCAGGGCTCGTTCAGTTGGCAGCTCATCTTTATTCAAGTCTAGGACAGCCACAGAGTCGTCTCGTTCTTCTCTGGGGATTGCTGCTAGAATTTGCTTGCTGCTGGAGGTCCATTGGTTAAGACGGAAACCTCCATCCCTGCACAGGTTGATCAGATCTCGTGTCAGTTTAATGCATTCTTCCTCATCATCCATCGCCTTGAGGAGGTTGTCGACGTAGAAGTTGCAACGTATAGAGTTAGAAGCTTCTTCGTTATACTTGCTTCCGAAGTCCAGGGCCGTTTTGCGTAAGCAGAAGTTAACGACGCTCGGCGATGATCTTGCGCCAAAGACGTGGGACGTCATTCTGAAGACTTGCAATTCTTTGCTAGCGACACCTTCTGGCCACCAGAGGTACCTCAGGCCGTCTCTGTCCTCTTCAGGTACCTTCACCTGATGGAACATCTCCTGCACGTCTGCTGTGATGGCATGTTGACCCTCTCTAAAACGCAGGAGAACACCCATCATGCTATTGGTGAGGTCGGGGCCTTGCATCAGATGTTCGTCGAGAGATGTTCCTCGGTGCCTTGCCTTCAGATCGAAGACCACTCGGTCTTTCTGTTTGACAGGATGCCTGACAGAGTGGTGCGGCATGAACCATACGCGCCCGTCCTTCCTGTCTAGCTGACTTACAGGAACCCTTTCGGCGTAGCCCTTATCAGTATATTTCTCCATCTGAGCTACGTAGGATGTCTTGTAAGCTTCTTCGTTGTCTAGTCTTCTTTTCAAGCTTCGGGCTCGTCGAATTGCCATATTCATATTATCAGGTAGAGGAGTTGAGTCCTTGAATGGCAGCTTGGCCATGTACTTTCCATGTCGATGCTGTGTCGTGTTATTCAAGGTGGCCAAGAATCTCTTATCCTCTAGGGAATCTTCCAATCTGGAGAGGGATTCCTTTTCGAAGAAATCTCTATTAAAATGACTCTGCAGTAGCTCTGTCAAGTCTTGAGGGTCAAATTTTCGATGAACATGATGCACGGGTGAGACCTCCGATGCAAACCGGTCTCCAGTAGGACCGAAAGCCACCCAACCAAGCTTGGTTAGGTAGGCGGATGGCTCATTGGCAGTGCCGTGGCGTTGCTCCAGAATGACTCGATTCAGGGTCGTGTCTAACCCGATCACTAGCTCGACCTGTTCGTGGTCAGTTGGTAAGCTTTGCAGCTCTACGTCTGCCATGTGTGGCCATCTCTTCAGCCAGTCCAAAGGCATTATGTAGTCCGTCGACACATTAATTTTGCCATTAACAAACACTTCTTTTACTCGTTCTTCCTCCTCACCTCCGTTGATGTTACCAAGGGTGAGTTGGACCACTTCTTTGCAGGCGAACGTACCGGCCTCTGTCACCATGGTCTGATTGCAAGGCCTTCCCGTTACACCTAGCCGATCTATTAGGCTCCTTGCGGCTAACGTGGGTGCGGCTCCTCCATCTATGAAGCCGACCGTAGTGCACATTCCGTTCACTATGACTGGGATAAGCTTCAACATTGTACGACCATCAGGTCGTCGGTCAGTGGACATGGCGTGTATGTGCCCCGTCGTCGCAGAAGTCCCAGCCTCTGGAACGGTTCTAGTGTTAGTTCTATCAGGTGGTGCATTGCTAGTCGTCCCGGCCTCCGCTTTAGGCTTGTCAGATGTCTTGGACACAGTTGCTCTCTTGGAGTTTGCACTGTCCCCTGGAGGGGTTTTCTTCACATAGTGCCAGAGCGTGTGATGCGTCCCCAAGCCGCACTTGCCACACGTAGATTCTTCTTCACAGGCTTCATGATTGTGCGTGACATTTAAGCATCTGAAGCAGAGTTTGGCATCCACCACAACATTCCAGCGGTCATCCAAATTGAGGCTTTGGAATCGGTGGCACGACTGAATTCCGTGCTTATTTTTCTTGCAGTATACGCAATATATCCTATTGTCGGAAGGAGAGCTGTGGTGAACAGGCAAGGCTTTCGCTTTAATCGGCTTGCTCGTGTCCTCAGGTTTGCCCTTGGATGGACGACGGTCGCACTCGTAGTACTTCAGTTCTTTAGCGACCAGTGCCTGTCTCTTCACAAAGGTGATCAGGGCTGGAAGCTTGTGTTCGTGTTCCAGGTACATAGAGACCCCTCTTACCCGAAGAGGGTGAGGGAGCTTTTCCACTATCTTTCTCATAGTTTCTTGCAGCTCAATTCTAGTGTAATTTGCACCCAGTGCTGCCTTCACCTTCTTTAGGTAAGAAGCGTAGTTCATTAAACCTTCGCTATCACCTTCTGGGATTTCCTTCCATCCGAGAAGCTGACAAATAAAAGCTTTGGTAGCATCGACTTCTCTGCCGTAGAATTCACTCAGCTGCTTCCAAGCTTCATCGTACCCAATTGTTGGTGACAGGTGCAAGCAGTGCTCAACCAGGTTTCTCGGAGGCCCATCTAGGATATGATACAAGTGGTTCAGCCTGCGCTCGGGGTCCGAGGTATTGTTCTCAATGTGCCATTTGAAGGACATCTTGAACCAATTAAATTTGGTGAAGTCGCCTCCAAAGCGCTCAAGTTTAGTAGGTGGTAACAGCGTTGTCCGCGACAACTCATTGCTGCTAGCAAGAGTGCATTCGAGTGCCTTAAGCACTTGAGAGTTGTTGGTCGAGGGGTCAGTAACAGAGGGCTCAAATGTGGCCTGTCGTGGTGCGAAAGGAGTTGAGGTGGGATCCCATGGCCGTAAGTGGACTTCCATGGGTGTAGAATGGCATTCTGGTCCTCTTGTATGTTCTACAGGGTCCAATGTCCGCATAGCACTTGGGTCATTCTCGTGGTGGTGGGTGACACTT encodes the following:
- the LOC137633831 gene encoding uncharacterized protein, coding for MSIDVFTFRIVLKDKPFNRRGVLSVVASIYDPLGYLSPVTLIAKILLQEMCRRKLSWNEEMSADELVRWKPWLAQLPQLEEFQLRRSFIPPDFGDVDTLQLHHFADASQTGYGVVSCV
- the LOC137633829 gene encoding uncharacterized protein; this translates as MDSKLKTELDLKLAPSVFWTDSTSVLKYLRNPTARYQTFVDNRVNLIRDTSDIMAWRYINTTANPADLASRGLSVADFLQSSLWFSGPDFLKMDETHWPPMPEDVVRGELDPDAEVKTSPVFDITKKEPTFIESIATRFSSWLKFVRSVAWMTRFIRHMQKARPYSGDSLSSAELRTAENLIWRLTQSQEYEEELSTLSEKGRLLKRSSKLIKLRPFLKDGLLHVGGRLQKSTLADTAKHPIILPSSSLGVKLMVRATHESCGHCGQNHLMTQLRTNYWIVRGNAIVKTVIRECLVCRRLSRRPLVQVMADLPSDRLCPDEPPFTNNGSDCFGPFLVKQGRSTVKRWALSLHALPCEQST
- the LOC137633832 gene encoding uncharacterized protein, which translates into the protein MSERSLKSRTSSKSDTSEVRRKLLKAQANSAKVQLKARLEAEECAAKKKAEADELAAQRDAEDRAARGLADAALLEVELKVQRQQLEYEIRSEAGESQCGSEVSSHAGSVRVPSVKVVETEHESRINQWRLSVTHHHENDPSAMRTLDPVEHTRGPECHSTPMEVHLRPWDPTSTPFAPRQATFEPSVTDPSTNNSQVLKALECTLASSNELSRTTLLPPTKLERFGGDFTKFNWFKMSFKWHIENNTSDPERRLNHLYHILDGPPRNLVEHCLHLSPTIGYDEAWKQLSEFYGREVDATKAFICQLLGWKEIPEGDSEGLMNYASYLKKVKAALGANYTRIELQETMRKIVEKLPHPLRVRGVSMYLEHEHKLPALITFVKRQALVAKELKYYECDRRPSKGKPEDTSKPIKAKALPVHHSSPSDNRIYCVYCKKNKHGIQSCHRFQSLNLDDRWNVVVDAKLCFRCLNVTHNHEACEEESTCGKCGLGTHHTLWHYVKKTPPGDSANSKRATVSKTSDKPKAEAGTTSNAPPDRTNTRTVPEAGTSATTGHIHAMSTDRRPDGRTMLKLIPVIVNGMCTTVGFIDGGAAPTLAARSLIDRLGVTGRPCNQTMVTEAGTFACKEVVQLTLGNINGGEEEERVKEVFVNGKINVSTDYIMPLDWLKRWPHMADVELQSLPTDHEQVELVIGLDTTLNRVILEQRHGTANEPSAYLTKLGWVAFGPTGDRFASEVSPVHHVHRKFDPQDLTELLQSHFNRDFFEKESLSRLEDSLEDKRFLATLNNTTQHRHGKYMAKLPFKDSTPLPDNMNMAIRRARSLKRRLDNEEAYKTSYVAQMEKYTDKGYAERVPVSQLDRKDGRVWFMPHHSVRHPVKQKDRVVFDLKARHRGTSLDEHLMQGPDLTNSMMGVLLRFREGQHAITADVQEMFHQVKVPEEDRDGLRYLWWPEGVASKELQVFRMTSHVFGARSSPSVVNFCLRKTALDFGSKYNEEASNSIRCNFYVDNLLKAMDDEEECIKLTRDLINLCRDGGFRLNQWTSSSKQILAAIPREERDDSVAVLDLNKDELPTERALGSIGI